The following coding sequences lie in one Kryptolebias marmoratus isolate JLee-2015 linkage group LG5, ASM164957v2, whole genome shotgun sequence genomic window:
- the si:ch211-171h4.3 gene encoding serine/threonine-protein kinase SBK1, giving the protein MTAATKLLDEMCHLTVQSLTAMDTSEHFKLLKLLGEGSYGKVMLALHKKSGTPMALKFFPRESTSLFSFMREYNLSLSFCTHPSLTRALGIAYFTPSHFIFAQQASLFGDLYEVIVPEVGMEEDCCQRVVSQLCGALSHLHSLGFVHRDVKPENVFLCDSACRWVKLGDFGMVKARGTRVPEVWYSSPYCTPEAEIARGNEDSGSSQNDQSEGSKEDEEKEKKRVWVSVEPSTDSWALGILTYAMLTGSHPWAETTSDCRSYKKYQEWSDQEKSPSDELDVWTAPQTEKEQKTKEGHKTGQKDQTPIAPQFACFTPLACSFFQSLLDLRPQHRGRPDDALSYLGGEWMVAKERMRLEKERKKSSGKGAIRCMKEMEGRGER; this is encoded by the exons ATGACA GCAGCCACAAAGCTCCTGGATGAGATGTGTCATCTGACAGTTCAGTCTCTGACGGCCATGGACACTTCAGAGCACTTCAAGCTCCTGAAGCTGCTGGGTGAAGGCTCCTACGGGAAGGTCATGCTGGCCCTACACAAAAAAAGTG GTACGCCGATGGCTTTGAAATTCTTCCCTCGTGAGTCCACCTCACTTTTCTCATTCATGAGGGAATATAACCTTTCTCTGTCATTCTGCACTCATCCGTCTCTGACTCGAGCTCTTGGAATCGCCTACTTCACTCCATCGCACTTCATCTTCGCTCAGCAGGCCAGCCTCTTTGGTGATCTGTACGAGGTCATCGTTCCTGAG GTAGGGATGGAGGAGGACTGTTGTCAGCGGGTGGTGTCCCAGCTGTGCGGGGCTCTGTCCCACCTGCACTCCCTCGGTTTTGTCCACAGAGATGTCAAACCTGAGAACGTCTTCCTGTGCGACTCTGCCTGCCGGTGGGTCAAACTGGGAGACTTTGGCATG GTGAAGGCCAGAGGAACCAGAGTCCCAGAGGTCTGGTACAGCTCCCCTTACTGCACTCCTGAGGCTGAGATCGCTCGGGGAAACGAAGACAGCGGGAGCAGCCAAAATGATCAGAGTGAAGGCTCTaaggaggatgaggagaaggagaagaagagggtTTGGGTTTCTGTGGAGCCCAGCACAGACAGCTGGGCCCTGGGCATCCTGACGTACGCCATGCTCACCGGCAGCCACCCCTGGGCTGAGACAACCAGCGACTGTCGCTCATACAAGAAATACCAAGAGTGGTCTGACCAAGAAAAAAGCCCCAGTGATGAGCTGGATGTGTGGACAGcaccacaaacagaaaaggaacAGAAGACCAAAGAAGGACACAAAACAGGACAGAAGGACCAAACCCCTATAGCCCctcagtttgcatgttttacacCTCTGGCCTGCTCCTTCTTCCAGTCGCTCCTCGACCTGAGACCACAGCATCGTGGACGACCTGACGACGCACTGAGTTACCTCGGAGGGGAGTGGATGGTGGCGAAAGAGAGGATGAGGCTGgaaaaggagaggaagaaaagcagtGGGAAGGGTGCGATTAGATGCATGAAAGAGATGGAAGGGAGAGGAGAGCGGTGA
- the necap1 gene encoding adaptin ear-binding coat-associated protein 1 encodes MAAEGEYESVLCVKPDVNVYRIPPRASNRAYRAADWKLDSPDWSGRMSITAKGKVAFIKLEDKVSGELFAQAPVKEYPSVAVETVSDSSRYFVLRIQDDNGRSAFIGVGFSDRGDAFDFNVALQDHFKWVKQENEISKSAQLGDSGPKLDLGFKEGQTITLNIGQGKKRDKPRPQGSGGVGLLPPPPGGKTAPAPSSGSSNHNIVQQTGSTATGCLLELDSSNSNTVVQSNPSSDLLWGDFSAPASSVPPPSQPQNTTNWIQF; translated from the exons ATGGCGGCCGAGGGGGAGTACGAGTCAGTCCTGTGCGTGAAACCAGATGTCAACGTTTATCGCATCCCGCCTCGAGCTTCAAACCGCGCGTACAG GGCGGCAGACTGGAAGCTGGATTCTCCTGATTGGTCTGGTCGGATGAGCATCACAGCCAAGGGCAAAGTGGCGTTCATCAAACTCGAGGACAAAGTCTCAG GGGAGCTGTTTGCCCAGGCACCGGTGAAGGAGTATCCCAGTGTTGCAGTGGAAACTGTCAGCGACTCCAGTCGATACTTTGTTCTGAGGATACAGGATGACAACG GCCGCAGTGCTTTCATAGGAGTTGGCTTTTCGGACCGAGGGGATGCCTTTGACTTTAATGTGGCTTTGCAGGATCACTTCAA atgGGTGAAACAGGAGAATGAAATCAGTAAAAGTGCCCAGCTCGGGGATTCAGGACCAAAGCTGGACCTGGGCTTTAAGGAAGGACAGACCATCACGCTCAATATAGGC CAAGGTAAAAAGAGGGATAAGCCCCGCCCACAAGGCTCAGGTGGAGTTGGGCTCCTTCCACCACCACCTGGAGGCAAGACAGCTCCTGCCCCTTCGTCTGGATCGTCCAATCACAACATTGTCCAACAGACAGGAAGCACAGCAACAG GCTGCCTGTTGGAGCTGGACAGCAGTAACTCCAACACTGTGGTTCAATCAAACCCTAGTTCAGATCTGCTTTGGGGAGACTTCTCTGCTCCTGCAAG CTCTGTTCCGCCTCCATCACAACCTCAGAACACCACAAACTGGATCCAGTTTTGA
- the LOC108242685 gene encoding epsin-1 isoform X2, translating to MTSSMLRRQLKNLVQNYSEAEVKVREATSNDPWGPSSTQMADISDLTYNAVACSEIMTMLWKRLKDDKNWRHIHKSLTLLEYLLKTGDDRVLLKMKENIYIVKALTEYRFVEKDGKDQGVNVREKAKVVLVLMEDDEKLKAEREFAVKTREKTSKGSAASSADNVKDPSYKPVYVPGATGLPCLDNIPSVADLTASFAARKEERLRQEAEKKETERRAKMSDDELKWEDAGKGNNLKKDAWGGEKAEEEEKEEEEVKPDPWEATKKPSSDPWGAPAKTEDPFAPAKTDEDPFAPAKTDEDPFAVPEDKPDPFTASNDPFDTTKDTSDSFSAPKDKEDPFAAPKVKPDPFSSANGDPFIASKDDPFNTPKDDPFVTPKEDPFNSPKDDPFNAPKDDPFNAPKVDPFSTPKGDPFSAPNDDPFETPKDDPFGPTKDDPFNSPKDDPFNTSKDDPFSAPKNDPFITSPDDPFTAPASTVPKEESEPTLSKVESFTSPTTPPKDTFPSPTRPVQDDPFAAPTTPPKEDPFTMSPTSTEDDPFAVPSSPSKKDPFTVPSSPPEDPASDPFSAPPVGSPQENADTWGAPTSPPPTTGSDAWGAPHAPTETKDRDPWGDGTSASSPADNSDPFGDSSKPDNDPWGASASPPASTDDAWGTPAPPSDFSPSSDPFGDGASKSNDPWGAPSNTGGSGAENTF from the exons ATGACGTCCTCTATGCTCAGAAGACAGTTGAAGAACCTGGTCCAGAACTACTCTGAGGCTGAGGTCAAG GTGAGAGAGGCAACATCCAATGATCCATGGGGTCCATCCAGTACTCAGATGGCTGACATTTCTGATCTCACCTACAATGCTGTAGCTTGCAGTGAAATCATGACAATGCTTTGGAAACGGCTGAAGGATGACAAGAACTGGAGACACATCCACAAG tctCTGACACTGCTGGAGTACCTCCTGAAGACCGGTGATGATCGTGTGcttctgaaaatgaaagaaaacatctacATTGTCAAAGCCCTCACAGAGTACCGCTTTGTGGAAAAGGACGGCAAAGATCAG GGTGTGAATGTAAGGGAGAAGGCCAAAGTTGTTCTTGTTCTTATGGAGGATGATGAGAAGCTGAAGGCAGAAAGAGAGTTTGCTGTGAAGACGAGAGAAAAGACCTCCAAAGGTTCTGCTG CTTCATCTGCAGACAATGTCAAGGATCCCAGCTACAAGCCAGTCTATGTTCCCGGAGCCACAGGGCTTCCGTGTTTGGACAACATCCCCTCTGTGGCTGACTTGACTGCTTCTTTTGCTGCCCGCAAAGAGGAGCGACTTCGACAGGAAGctgagaagaaagaaacagagagaagg GCCAAGATGAGCGACGACGAGCTAAAATGGGAGGATGCAGGCAAAGGCAATAACTTGAAAAAGGATGCTTGGGGAGGAGAaaaagcagaggaggaggagaaggaagaggaggaagtgaaACCAGACCCATGGGAAGCCACTAAAAAGCCTAGCAGTGATCCTTGGGGGGCTCCAGCCAAAACTGAAGATCCATTTGCACCAGCAAAAACTGATGAAGATCCATTTGCACCAGCAAAAACTGATGAAGATCCATTTGCAGTACCAGAAGACAAACCTGATCCTTTTACTGCTTCAAACGACCCTTTCGACACAACAAAAGATACATCAGACTCTTTCAGTGCACCCAAAGACAAGGAGGATCCATTTGCTGCCCCAAAAGTTAAACCAGATCCCTTCAGTTCTGCTAATGGTGACCCATTTATTGCTTCAAAAGATGATCCGTTTAATACACCTAAAGATGATCCGTTTGTTACTCCAAAGGAGGATCCATTTAATTCTCCCAAAGATGATCCATTTAATGCACCCAAGGACGATCCATTTAATGCTCCAAAGGTCGATCCATTTAGTACTCCAAAAGGCGATCCATTTAGTGCTCCAAATGACGATCCGTTTGAAACTCCAAAGGACGATCCATTTGGTCCTACAAAGGACGATCCATTTAATTCTCCAAAAGATGATCCATTTAACACTTCAAAGGATGATCCTTTCAGTGCTCCTAAAAATGACCCTTTTATCACGTCACCAGATGATCCTTTCACTGCTCCAGCATCAACAGTCCCTAAAGAAGAATCAGAACCAACATTATCTAAGGTCGAATCCTTCACTTCTCCCACAACACCTCCTAAAGATACTTTTCCATCTCCAACCAGGCCTGTTCAAGATGACCCTTTTGCTGCACCTACAACACCTCCTAAAGAGGATCCTTTTACTATGTCACCCACATCTACAGAGGATGACCCCTTTGCTGTGCCATCATCACCTTCAAAAAAAGATCCATTCACAGTGCCATCCAGTCCACCAGAAGATCCTGCCTCAGATCCCTTTAGTGCCCCTCCAGTGGGCTCACCCCAAGAAAATGCAGATACATGGGGAGCTCCAACTAGCCCTCCACCTACCACAGGGTCTGATGCTTGGGGGGCACCACATGCTCCAACAGAAACAAAGGATAGAGATCCCTGGGGGGATGGAACAAGTGCCTCTTCACCAGCTGATAATTCTGACCCATTTGGAGATTCATCCAAACCAGACAATGACCCATGGGGAGCTTCAG